One stretch of Candidatus Binatia bacterium DNA includes these proteins:
- a CDS encoding nuclear transport factor 2 family protein, giving the protein MNESTARGATDRTPDVAPAGRRGRFGLTALALAACLAVAGCAQDDRNDVGQRWLDALNSHDSEQALRLLDADAELRDPTLMQPLRPVAVRDWLDRSNALWRDRVYTAKRKLSQGDVVAIEWQLQQTHPSGKAVPIDGVTLIEVRDGRIRRVRNYYNAGVYLQFLKKRG; this is encoded by the coding sequence ATGAACGAGTCGACAGCACGCGGGGCAACCGATCGCACGCCGGACGTGGCGCCCGCGGGACGGCGCGGCCGCTTCGGACTGACGGCGTTGGCGTTGGCCGCATGTCTGGCCGTGGCGGGCTGTGCTCAGGATGACCGCAACGACGTCGGGCAGCGCTGGCTCGATGCGCTCAACAGTCACGATTCGGAGCAGGCGCTGCGCCTGCTCGACGCCGACGCCGAGTTGCGGGACCCGACGCTGATGCAGCCGCTGCGGCCGGTAGCGGTGCGAGACTGGCTTGATCGCAGCAACGCGCTCTGGCGGGATCGCGTTTACACCGCGAAGCGCAAGCTTTCTCAGGGCGACGTCGTCGCGATCGAGTGGCAGTTGCAGCAAACGCATCCGAGCGGCAAGGCGGTCCCGATCGACGGCGTAACGCTAATCGAGGTGCGCGACGGGCGCATCCGCCGCGTACGCAATTACTACAACGCCGGCGTCTACCTGCAGTTCCTGAAGAAGAGGGGTTAA
- a CDS encoding class I SAM-dependent methyltransferase, with product MDQPGIFTGERLVAGDPLFAADFARHLVAYRWAQEVVRGKVVLDAGCGDGYGTHLLAQTATRALGVDRSTGTIAVATERYRQGNLAYRACPLERLADLGEEFDVVCNFQVLEHLVDPRPFLEQVRRVLRPGGCLVITTPNKANSFVENPYHVHEYFADELEGVLRGVFGQVEMRGVCGNERVMAYERARGVQANRILRLDPLNLRRLLPRALIEWAYPRLAKLVRRNIAAGSGGTPAIGPEDFAIREETADALDLLAVCRP from the coding sequence ATGGACCAACCAGGCATCTTCACCGGAGAGCGGCTCGTCGCCGGGGATCCGTTGTTTGCGGCGGATTTCGCGCGGCATCTGGTGGCGTATCGGTGGGCGCAGGAGGTCGTGCGCGGCAAGGTCGTGCTCGATGCCGGCTGCGGCGACGGCTACGGCACGCATCTGCTCGCGCAGACGGCGACGCGGGCGCTGGGGGTGGACCGTTCTACCGGCACAATTGCGGTGGCGACGGAGCGCTACCGGCAGGGGAACCTCGCGTACAGAGCGTGCCCGCTGGAGCGGCTGGCCGACCTCGGCGAGGAGTTCGACGTCGTGTGCAACTTTCAGGTGCTCGAGCACCTCGTCGATCCGCGGCCGTTTCTCGAGCAGGTGCGGCGGGTGTTGCGGCCCGGCGGGTGCCTGGTGATCACGACGCCGAACAAGGCGAACTCGTTCGTCGAGAACCCGTATCACGTGCACGAGTATTTCGCCGACGAGCTGGAGGGCGTCTTGCGCGGCGTGTTCGGGCAGGTCGAGATGCGCGGCGTGTGCGGCAACGAGCGGGTGATGGCTTACGAGCGTGCGCGGGGCGTGCAGGCGAACCGCATCTTGCGGCTCGATCCGTTGAACCTGCGGCGGCTGCTGCCGCGGGCGTTGATCGAGTGGGCGTATCCGCGTCTGGCGAAGCTGGTGCGCCGCAACATAGCGGCGGGCAGCGGCGGCACCCCGGCGATCGGCCCGGAGGATTTCGCGATCCGGGAGGAAACGGCCGATGCGCTGGACTTGCTGGCCGTGTGCCGGCCATAG
- a CDS encoding HEAT repeat domain-containing protein, with the protein MASARGFRGGGLLLFVVAVAYFAALAPYGLNLDDEGTLIYQIYRTYLGQTLYVDFHAGYTPGIYRWNTTLFSLFGVNVVVLRLCLAAINGLSVYLMYWLARRLGTSGAAAAAGGLLYLAFIPFYDGQFAAFNIPYPIWYVTLFWQLSVVCVVRWWETGRGSLWLAAGLCAGIVFGFKPNSGLLNLAALLMALCLLEVPRLDPARRPGRGARLVARSASIVRWLIPLALTVALTDLFARGAGARGVLLFAAPLIVLIAYKATLTQARSVARQVAPAVLWRNLVLLSLGFAAVTLPWVVYFWMRLGTMPALRAILFVGTGFDRFYYMAYPPIGAWGLALSAALGAAFAVGVLMRRRVLSPRIVTGGLVAGLIIATVWLIRHPPPMVEGFQSSVVMRVRDIAFVLIQVTQWAALLVYGLQTWRGRALSLVQDAEAGARAGAGAYGPRLGVLLILLLSGTLTHMQLYPRSDFMHLVPASPGILILGAWLLHLFAQVWARGMARTKRGRTLVASAVALPVYALVVVLVAPALGRISYLARAWWERDDRAVVWLDRTRAPLVLEPAAARPFLALGSTARYLREHSASDDTVFAFPALDIVSFLADRQNPTRHGYFFPGWPGHDVEAEVLDALRARPPRYIVALHDHSLFFGHAPVYYAMLRRHVRDNYRLERRFDTLDVLGPTGATAERQDRSGEATGRLRDTIALWHAELEHNPGPPARTAAAALKGLTAADVPGLAAALGAAEPDAQEKLARLIRKSRSAEGAAAIALLLENYTGPPELRELFFRVVAELGDAGSLPPLLRMWQAADSWNRWALGGLMFTAANKSAKEQQWFAPPDPGAFAAFARTVDLDLLIQWIDNPWESPMLRSFAIRVAARQPNRVVIPFLVRLLGDPGQAPELRVQAAESLAQLGFGASLLPAIVKLLRKDRAIPAALLVDAYAERPEPARAELAKLMSGVDDATRTAAFWTAAALRDPELRKPLEAGLDDPVLQVRLAAAWALGELGDPASATVLDKAAGDGNDQVAAAAAAARRKVDRGGK; encoded by the coding sequence ATGGCTTCGGCGCGCGGCTTCCGCGGCGGGGGGTTGCTGTTGTTCGTCGTCGCGGTCGCCTACTTCGCGGCGCTGGCTCCTTACGGACTGAACCTCGACGACGAAGGCACCCTGATCTACCAGATCTACCGCACCTATCTCGGTCAGACGCTCTACGTCGACTTCCACGCCGGCTACACACCCGGGATTTACCGGTGGAACACGACGCTCTTCTCGCTGTTCGGCGTCAACGTAGTCGTGCTGCGGCTGTGCCTGGCGGCGATCAACGGCCTCAGCGTCTACTTGATGTACTGGCTGGCGCGGCGCCTCGGCACTTCCGGCGCGGCGGCCGCCGCCGGCGGCCTTCTGTATCTCGCCTTCATCCCCTTCTACGATGGCCAGTTCGCCGCGTTCAACATCCCGTACCCGATCTGGTACGTGACCCTCTTCTGGCAACTCAGCGTCGTGTGCGTGGTGCGCTGGTGGGAGACCGGCCGCGGCAGCCTGTGGCTGGCGGCGGGGCTGTGTGCGGGCATCGTCTTCGGCTTCAAGCCGAACAGCGGCCTGCTCAACCTTGCGGCGCTGCTGATGGCGCTGTGCCTGCTCGAAGTCCCGCGTCTCGACCCGGCACGCCGCCCCGGCCGGGGCGCGCGTCTGGTCGCGCGGTCGGCCAGTATCGTGCGCTGGCTCATACCGCTGGCACTCACCGTCGCCCTGACCGACCTGTTCGCGCGCGGCGCCGGCGCGCGCGGCGTCCTGCTGTTTGCGGCGCCGCTGATCGTGCTGATTGCGTACAAGGCGACCCTGACCCAGGCCCGCAGCGTAGCGCGGCAAGTGGCGCCGGCGGTTCTGTGGCGCAACCTCGTACTACTGTCGCTGGGATTCGCCGCCGTCACCCTGCCGTGGGTGGTCTATTTCTGGATGCGGCTCGGAACGATGCCCGCCCTGCGCGCCATCCTGTTCGTCGGCACGGGCTTCGATCGCTTCTATTACATGGCGTACCCGCCGATCGGCGCCTGGGGCCTGGCCTTGAGCGCGGCACTCGGAGCGGCATTCGCCGTCGGCGTCCTGATGCGCCGGCGGGTGCTGTCACCCCGCATCGTTACCGGCGGGCTCGTCGCCGGTCTGATAATCGCCACGGTATGGCTAATCCGGCATCCGCCGCCGATGGTGGAGGGTTTTCAGAGTTCGGTGGTCATGCGCGTCCGCGACATCGCCTTCGTGCTGATCCAGGTGACACAGTGGGCAGCGCTGCTCGTGTATGGCCTGCAAACCTGGCGTGGCCGGGCGCTCTCCCTGGTGCAGGATGCGGAAGCGGGCGCACGGGCAGGCGCCGGCGCCTACGGCCCGCGACTCGGCGTCCTGCTTATTCTCCTGCTGTCGGGGACACTGACCCACATGCAGCTCTACCCGCGCAGCGACTTCATGCACCTGGTACCGGCATCGCCCGGGATACTGATCCTGGGCGCCTGGCTGCTGCACCTGTTCGCGCAGGTGTGGGCGCGCGGCATGGCCCGCACGAAGCGCGGGCGGACCCTGGTCGCGAGCGCCGTGGCCCTGCCGGTTTACGCCCTCGTCGTCGTGCTGGTCGCCCCGGCGCTCGGCCGCATCTCCTACCTCGCCCGCGCCTGGTGGGAGCGGGACGATAGGGCGGTCGTTTGGTTGGACAGGACGCGAGCGCCGCTGGTTCTGGAACCCGCGGCGGCGCGGCCGTTTCTCGCCCTCGGGTCCACGGCGCGCTACCTCCGTGAGCATTCGGCATCCGACGACACGGTCTTCGCGTTCCCGGCGCTCGACATCGTCTCGTTCCTCGCCGACCGGCAGAACCCGACCCGGCACGGGTATTTCTTCCCGGGCTGGCCCGGGCACGATGTCGAGGCCGAGGTCCTCGATGCGCTGCGAGCGCGCCCGCCGCGGTATATCGTCGCTCTGCACGATCATTCGCTCTTCTTCGGACACGCCCCCGTGTACTACGCCATGCTGCGGCGCCACGTCAGAGACAATTACAGGCTGGAGCGACGGTTCGATACGCTCGACGTTCTCGGACCCACCGGAGCGACGGCGGAGCGGCAGGATCGATCCGGCGAAGCCACCGGGCGGCTGCGAGACACCATTGCCCTGTGGCACGCCGAGCTCGAACACAACCCGGGACCGCCGGCGCGAACGGCCGCGGCCGCGCTGAAGGGATTGACTGCAGCCGATGTTCCCGGACTGGCTGCGGCTCTCGGCGCCGCCGAGCCCGACGCCCAGGAGAAGCTGGCGCGTTTGATCCGCAAGAGCCGCAGCGCCGAAGGTGCGGCGGCAATCGCGCTGCTACTGGAGAACTACACGGGGCCGCCGGAGCTGCGCGAGCTGTTCTTCCGCGTGGTGGCGGAACTCGGCGACGCGGGATCGCTACCGCCTCTGCTACGCATGTGGCAAGCCGCCGACTCTTGGAATCGTTGGGCGCTCGGCGGCCTCATGTTCACGGCAGCTAACAAGTCCGCGAAGGAGCAACAGTGGTTTGCGCCGCCGGATCCGGGTGCCTTCGCCGCGTTCGCCCGCACGGTCGATCTCGACCTGCTCATACAATGGATCGACAATCCGTGGGAATCGCCGATGCTGCGCTCGTTTGCGATCCGGGTCGCCGCGCGGCAACCGAATCGGGTAGTCATTCCTTTTCTCGTCCGCCTGCTCGGTGACCCCGGACAGGCCCCCGAGCTGCGCGTTCAGGCCGCCGAGAGTCTGGCACAGCTCGGCTTCGGCGCGTCGCTGCTGCCGGCGATCGTCAAGCTCCTTCGCAAGGACCGGGCTATCCCCGCGGCCCTGCTCGTCGACGCGTACGCGGAGCGACCGGAGCCGGCGCGGGCGGAGCTGGCGAAGTTGATGTCGGGCGTGGACGACGCAACCCGTACGGCGGCGTTCTGGACGGCTGCGGCGTTGCGCGACCCGGAGCTGCGCAAACCGTTGGAAGCGGGCCTCGACGATCCCGTGCTACAAGTGCGGCTGGCGGCGGCCTGGGCGCTGGGAGAGCTCGGCGACCCGGCCAGTGCGACCGTCCTCGACAAAGCCGCCGGCGACGGCAATGACCAGGTAGCGGCAGCGGCCGCGGCGGCACGGCGGAAGGTTGACCGGGGAGGAAAGTGA
- a CDS encoding glycosyltransferase family 39 protein codes for MKHPERWQRLGVFAAALAYFGLLAPYGLNVGEEGGTVYLIDRTLHGQRPYIDFISGYTPGFFYWHALLLDVFGTNLLVLRAALVLVHAVTVLVLYTLARTLVPPRYAALGAFAYAALLPVVPAVSCSFNVVYPAWYAILLWAVGIHALRRWSADGRAVWLLLAGALAGLNFSFKPNSGLFNLAAAVLSVSFLCNAETQSAPGRPWKTIAANWLVPAAVLGGVAVVFRSHLFGQEGLLLVLPIVALTAVCLLAYPERAVSGHGPGGIAATGSLLAGFAVVSGPWLAYYLWQLGWTRFAREVLFIDAGYEQFFYLAYRPPAWRDAALAAGLAGLVAMAYACSRGRVSGRSLLAGLFALVAGTAAWLGLAAPMPEGFQRSVLMRVQDASFAAAILVHWAAIGCLSAGVADRMDGRPGGAQRRRDLLLLLVAALFLYLTVYPRSDFFHLVFSAPFTLVLAAALSYWLVALWRAGLPVRIGSLLDGTVVAAVAAGLVVIAAPQLALCVDVAMYPFAPERSGLVSVPLKRAPLLVRADGSGQPMRDLAAVVDYLERAQQPGDRLFTFPNLDLLCFLAGLHTPARIGYFYSGWPDHIVEAEVVDALTRQPPRFAVVANPAPLYFSDSPAYFFMLREHIRAGYRPVGRAGTFALLVRAGDAAPPFDAAPQSEVSPSADDPASTVCERRVTDGDSAALGACLAAADARTATALLQRARETDSPEAALALAELFANGQLAASPPAALFALRVVGELGDARAAARLLRAPLPENGPARDAVSTALFNIAIRGLLEPFQFGAASLDVAAASAPVRLASQDVLRQGTAAASGDAGLQLFNVWALRDVLRHWVVSADTDVRLRLFATWALGRDRAGADADRDALLSDLRRLAEDPNSGLQVAAVAALAALDDDAATLERILALVPASPALAPSLALTWSRAHPAAAEPVLLRALREGDPEQREVVAFLAGVLQWQALVPSLREAAAAPQPRVRAAGIWALGRTAGATATATIRAALADPDVVVRGFAAAAMERLQAQAG; via the coding sequence TTGAAACACCCCGAACGCTGGCAGCGCCTCGGCGTGTTCGCAGCCGCCCTCGCCTACTTCGGACTGCTCGCCCCGTACGGGCTCAACGTCGGCGAGGAGGGCGGCACGGTCTACCTCATCGACCGCACCCTGCACGGTCAGCGGCCCTACATCGACTTCATCAGCGGGTACACCCCGGGTTTCTTTTACTGGCACGCTCTTCTGCTCGACGTGTTCGGAACGAACCTGCTGGTACTGCGCGCCGCGCTTGTGCTCGTTCACGCCGTTACCGTACTGGTGCTCTACACCCTGGCCCGCACGCTCGTACCGCCGCGCTACGCGGCGCTCGGGGCGTTCGCCTATGCCGCACTGCTGCCGGTGGTCCCGGCGGTATCGTGTTCGTTCAACGTCGTTTATCCGGCCTGGTACGCAATCCTGCTGTGGGCCGTCGGGATACACGCCCTGCGGCGCTGGAGCGCGGACGGGCGGGCGGTCTGGCTGCTGCTGGCGGGCGCCCTCGCCGGCTTGAACTTCTCGTTCAAGCCCAACAGTGGCCTGTTCAATCTCGCGGCAGCCGTGCTCAGTGTGAGCTTCCTGTGCAACGCCGAAACACAGAGCGCGCCGGGGCGGCCGTGGAAAACCATTGCCGCGAACTGGCTCGTGCCGGCCGCCGTGCTCGGCGGCGTGGCGGTGGTGTTCCGCAGTCACCTGTTCGGACAGGAAGGGCTGCTGCTCGTCCTTCCGATCGTTGCCCTGACCGCCGTTTGCCTGCTCGCATATCCGGAGCGAGCCGTTTCCGGGCACGGACCAGGGGGAATCGCGGCGACCGGCTCGCTACTCGCCGGCTTCGCAGTCGTCAGCGGCCCGTGGCTCGCCTACTATCTCTGGCAGCTCGGCTGGACGCGATTCGCCCGTGAAGTACTGTTTATCGACGCGGGCTACGAGCAGTTCTTCTATCTCGCTTACCGTCCGCCGGCGTGGCGCGACGCGGCGCTGGCTGCCGGTCTCGCCGGGCTTGTCGCCATGGCGTACGCGTGCAGTCGCGGCCGGGTCTCGGGCCGGTCGCTCCTTGCCGGCCTGTTCGCCCTGGTGGCGGGCACCGCGGCATGGTTGGGACTCGCCGCGCCGATGCCCGAGGGCTTCCAGCGCTCCGTCCTGATGCGCGTCCAGGATGCCAGCTTCGCCGCGGCAATACTCGTCCACTGGGCCGCGATCGGCTGCCTGTCGGCCGGGGTTGCCGACCGAATGGACGGCCGACCCGGAGGGGCACAACGCCGGCGCGATCTACTGCTGCTTCTCGTCGCCGCGCTGTTCCTGTATCTGACCGTCTATCCGCGCAGCGACTTCTTCCACCTCGTGTTCTCCGCCCCGTTCACCCTCGTCCTCGCCGCTGCCCTGTCTTACTGGCTGGTGGCGCTGTGGCGTGCCGGCCTGCCGGTTCGGATCGGAAGCCTGCTGGACGGCACGGTCGTAGCGGCCGTGGCCGCCGGACTCGTCGTCATCGCGGCACCGCAACTGGCCCTATGCGTGGACGTGGCCATGTACCCGTTCGCGCCGGAACGCAGCGGCCTGGTTTCGGTGCCACTCAAACGCGCGCCGCTGCTCGTACGCGCCGACGGCAGCGGGCAGCCGATGCGCGATCTGGCCGCGGTCGTCGACTACCTGGAACGTGCGCAGCAGCCCGGCGATCGACTGTTCACGTTCCCCAACCTCGACCTTCTGTGTTTCCTTGCCGGTCTGCACACCCCGGCGCGCATCGGTTACTTCTACTCCGGCTGGCCGGACCATATCGTCGAGGCGGAAGTCGTCGATGCGCTGACCCGGCAACCGCCGCGTTTCGCCGTCGTCGCCAACCCCGCCCCGCTCTACTTCTCGGACTCCCCCGCGTACTTCTTCATGTTGCGCGAGCACATCAGGGCCGGGTACCGGCCGGTGGGACGCGCCGGGACGTTCGCGCTGCTGGTGCGCGCCGGCGACGCGGCACCGCCGTTCGATGCCGCGCCGCAAAGCGAGGTTTCCCCGTCCGCGGACGACCCCGCGTCCACGGTCTGCGAGCGCCGCGTCACCGACGGCGATAGCGCCGCCCTGGGAGCCTGTCTGGCCGCCGCCGATGCGCGCACCGCAACTGCACTGTTGCAGCGGGCGCGCGAGACCGATTCGCCCGAAGCTGCCCTTGCGCTCGCCGAACTGTTCGCGAACGGCCAACTCGCGGCATCCCCGCCGGCGGCTCTCTTTGCCCTCCGGGTCGTCGGCGAGCTTGGCGATGCCCGGGCCGCGGCCCGTCTTCTGCGCGCGCCCCTGCCCGAAAATGGGCCGGCCCGCGACGCCGTCTCGACGGCGCTGTTCAACATCGCCATCCGCGGTTTGCTGGAACCCTTCCAGTTCGGCGCGGCGTCCCTCGACGTGGCGGCAGCGAGCGCTCCGGTCCGCCTTGCGTCGCAGGACGTTCTGCGCCAGGGCACCGCAGCCGCTTCGGGCGATGCGGGCTTGCAGCTCTTCAACGTGTGGGCGCTGCGCGACGTGCTGCGGCACTGGGTGGTGTCGGCGGATACCGACGTGCGCCTGCGCCTGTTCGCCACCTGGGCCCTCGGACGCGACCGCGCCGGCGCCGATGCCGACCGGGACGCGCTCCTGTCCGACCTGCGGCGCCTCGCCGAAGACCCGAACTCCGGCCTGCAAGTCGCCGCAGTCGCCGCCCTGGCGGCGCTGGACGACGATGCCGCAACTCTCGAGCGTATTCTCGCGCTGGTGCCCGCGAGCCCGGCACTGGCCCCGAGCCTCGCCCTGACCTGGAGCCGGGCGCACCCGGCCGCCGCCGAGCCGGTGTTGCTACGGGCACTGCGAGAAGGCGACCCGGAGCAGCGGGAGGTGGTGGCGTTCCTCGCCGGCGTCCTGCAATGGCAGGCCCTGGTGCCGTCCCTGCGGGAGGCCGCCGCGGCGCCGCAGCCGCGGGTGCGCGCCGCCGGCATCTGGGCTCTCGGCCGCACCGCTGGTGCGACCGCAACCGCGACAATTCGTGCCGCGCTGGCCGACCCTGACGTCGTCGTGCGCGGCTTTGCCGCCGCCGCGATGGAGCGGCTACAGGCACAGGCAGGGTGA
- a CDS encoding glycosyltransferase family 4 protein, producing MGRKLVILNERDRRHPWAGGAELHIAETATHFARTGYEPVLLCTRFAGAAAEEMQDGLRVRRFGNRLTYYLMLPFAVRRELRTPGTVVVEHLNKVPFCTPLYVRAPVVPLVHHLFGTTAFSQVPFPVATVVYGSEKLIPFVYRGRQFIAVSPSTRDDLVERGIPSAAINVIPNGLNHALYHDRGRVPAERPTLLVLGRVEYYKRIELVLQALERLVPLVPDVQLLVVGDGAARTSLVRQAEQRRLSSRVTFTGFVSDEEKVAHIRRAHVVANTSEKEGWGLTVLEANACGLPAVASDVPGLRDAVRHEETGLLVPHGDVEALGNALARLLSDGEYRQRLGRAAVAWAGRFSWAGAAADVAAVIEAVAAPSQQSRSLPQLNAPLRGSWGDS from the coding sequence ATGGGCCGCAAGCTCGTCATTCTCAACGAGCGCGACCGGCGCCATCCGTGGGCCGGCGGCGCCGAACTCCACATCGCCGAAACCGCCACGCACTTCGCCCGCACCGGCTACGAGCCGGTGCTGCTGTGTACCCGCTTCGCAGGCGCCGCGGCGGAGGAAATGCAGGACGGCTTGCGCGTGCGGCGATTCGGCAATCGCCTCACCTACTACCTCATGCTCCCGTTCGCCGTCCGCCGCGAGCTGCGCACACCCGGCACGGTCGTCGTCGAGCACCTCAACAAGGTCCCCTTCTGCACCCCGCTCTACGTGCGAGCGCCCGTGGTGCCGCTGGTTCACCATCTGTTCGGCACCACGGCGTTCAGCCAGGTGCCGTTCCCGGTGGCCACCGTCGTCTACGGCAGCGAGAAGCTTATCCCGTTCGTCTATCGCGGCCGGCAGTTCATCGCCGTATCGCCGAGCACCCGCGACGACTTGGTCGAACGCGGAATTCCGTCCGCGGCCATCAATGTCATCCCGAACGGATTGAATCACGCCCTCTATCACGACCGCGGTCGCGTCCCCGCCGAACGGCCCACGTTACTGGTCCTGGGAAGGGTCGAGTACTACAAACGCATCGAACTGGTGCTGCAGGCGCTCGAGCGACTCGTCCCGCTCGTTCCGGACGTGCAGTTGCTGGTCGTCGGCGACGGCGCCGCCCGTACCTCGCTGGTGCGCCAGGCCGAGCAACGCCGCCTTTCGTCACGGGTAACGTTCACGGGTTTCGTATCGGACGAGGAGAAGGTGGCTCACATTCGCCGCGCTCACGTCGTCGCGAACACCTCGGAGAAGGAAGGCTGGGGGCTGACCGTGCTCGAGGCGAACGCCTGCGGCCTACCGGCCGTGGCCAGCGACGTCCCCGGCCTGCGCGACGCCGTGCGCCACGAGGAAACCGGCCTACTGGTGCCGCACGGCGACGTGGAAGCGCTTGGCAACGCTCTCGCCCGTCTGTTGTCGGACGGCGAATACCGGCAGCGTCTCGGCCGGGCTGCGGTTGCATGGGCGGGGCGTTTTTCGTGGGCTGGTGCCGCCGCCGACGTCGCCGCAGTCATCGAAGCGGTGGCCGCGCCGTCGCAGCAGAGCCGCTCGCTACCACAACTGAACGCGCCACTACGCGGCTCGTGGGGCGATTCGTGA